Within Malus domestica chromosome 04, GDT2T_hap1, the genomic segment GCACATATATTATATGTAGGAACTCAAAATATATTACATTGATTTAAAGCTCATtctgatgtgcttttaaaaggggtgtgctatccacacacccctttttacttctcacacatcccttgttaatttctgttaattgatcttcttcaattcatccgatccgacggccgaaaactaaaaaggtgtggaagaagtaaaaaggggtgtgtggatatcacacccccttttaaaatgattgaaaacgtttattgtgaaaatatttttaggaccaatccttagtaaaaatgcaagtaaatccttaaaaagtacttaaagtgcttccttaaagaagcacataattgaTGCTTCTTGCATAAAGTACTGTAAGTGCTTTTgatatccaaaaatattttttctaaaaatatattttttaaaagcatattcgattaaaagtaatgactttaacCCGTATAAATGCACCCATATTATGGAGAGACTCAAAATCCATCAACCAGAAAATGCCAGCAGCGGATAAATGCTTTCGATGACTTCAAGAAGTTACGGAATAGGAAAAGACACCGTACAAGGACACTATCGTCATTTCGGCTCCAACAGACAACCAACCAGCGTTCTCCCCCGCAGCTTTCATCACCAAATCCAAATCGTGTGAAACACTGACTCCCACGCAAACAGTAAAAAGTCCGCCGAGGGGCATATCGGTCATTCACTCAGCAAGTCCAAACTGAAAAATGGATTTTGTTCTCCTTCTAATTTTCCGTATATAAAAGTCAGGACAGGTTTCTCAATTCGATTTGCAGATTGATACTACAAGCCATGGCCCTGGAGATGGAATCCATGGCCGCCGGGATCGGCGTCTCGGTCTCGGTGCTCCGTTTCCTCCTCTGCTTCGTCGCCACCATCCCCGTCAGTTTCATCTGGCGACTCGTCCCCAGTCCACCCGCCAAGCACCTCTACGCCGCCGCTTCCGGCGCTCTCCTCTCTTACCTCTCCTTCGGATTCTCTTCCAACCTCCATTTCTTAGTCCCAATGCTCCTCGGCTATGCTTCCATGGTCTTCGCCCGAAACCATTGCGGAATCATTACCTTCGTACTGGGCTTCGGCTACCTCATCGGCTGGTACGTTTCCAAAACACGAAGACTAATATTTGATTCCGATTCGTaattttgaagaatttgatTCCTTATTTGTGAGTTTGTTAATCGAGTTTTGTGAGAATAATTTGGTGGATAGTATTATTTTGTGTCGCTGATTTTGTAATTTATTCgggtttttattgatttttcaaAGATTGTTATTGGATAGTTCATGTTGGTAGATTGGTATGGTTATGTTATGATTTGtagtgttattaatttttttttaattatggaTGATTGAATTTGACAATGCTTGTGTAACTGTCATGAAATCCAATTAATTCGTGTTATTTTTGGttgtaacattttttttttaattaaaaaattgtattattattaGGGGAGGGGGAGAGTTCGCAAtgattacaataatttaggtgAGGCGAAAGTTTCTAACTTGGGACGCATGTATAAAACCTGTTAATTTCATGAAAATTCTGATTCTTTATGTGCAATCAGTGAAGAGCGTTACATTTTAAGTTTTACTGATTTGATTTGTCCCAAAATGATGTCTTTGAACTTTAAAATGCATTTTTAATGTTTCAACTTTCAATCACTTATGATGTTTGCAAGAAACCATGATGACACCATTAACAGTATGTGAATTGTATAGGGATCTTTGTGCTCTTTGTTGATGCTAACATTGTTTCAATAATCCTAAACAGTATTGAAGGGATAACACTATCTATATgcgataattttaatatttatgtatCTAGGATTTATTAAAGGTCTTATTTGATAATTCTTGATCATGTGTAAACATGTGTCTCTATGTGTAGCCATGTATTTTACATGAGTGGGGACGCATGGAAGGAAGGAGGAATTGATGCAACTGGTAAGCACAATATCAGCCTTTCTAGCCAGCTTGCGTTTCCTCCTTAATTTTCTGCTCTTTACCAGGTTGCAATGAGTGTCGTTCTCCTGTAAGAAAATGGCGGGTTCTGTTTTTGGTCATTGATGACTTccgtttcttttttatttttttactagaATTCATGGACTCTTCTAATGAATTCTTAACACGACTAGAAATGTATATAGTTGACATTTTGAATGGCCATATCTGTCTAAGCACTTTTACTTTTTATGTGCATTAGCTAAGTTTGAACTTCCTTCTCATACTTAGGGGCCTTAATGGTGTTAACACTGAAGGTCATCTCGTGTGCAATCAATTACAATGATGGGGTTTTGAAAGAGGAAGGTCTGCGTGAGTCTCAGAAGAAAAACCGGTTGATTAAGTTACCCTCCTTGATCGAGTACTTTGGCTACTGCCTCTGCTGTGGTAGTCACTTTGCTGGTCCAGTTTATGAAATAAAGGATTATCTTGACTGGACAGAAGGAAAAGGGGTATGCTTATTATGTACCAAGTGTCTAACCTTCTTCTCAGTTCTGTTTTCTTGAATTGATCTTTTCTCATACGTTGGCTTTTATTAATTATCATTTTCAGATATGGAGCCACTCAGAGAAAGGACCGTCTCCATCACCCTATGGAGCAACAATTCGAGCTCTTCTCCAAGCTGCATTCTGTATGGCCTTGTATTTATATTTGGTACCCAAATTTCCTTTGTCAAGATTTACTGAGCCCATATACCAAGAATGGGGGTTTTGGAAACGACTGAGCTACCAGTATATGTCTGGATTCACAGCAAGGTGGAAATATTATTTCATTTGGTCAATATCAGAGGCTTCTATCATTCTTTCTGGCCTCGGTTTCAGTGGCTGGACAGAGTCCTCACCACCAAAACCTCGATGGGATCGTGCAAAAAATGTTGATATTATAGGCGTTGAGTTTGCAAAGAGTTCAGTTCAGTTACCACTTGTTTGGAACATACAAGTCAGCACCTGGCTTCGCCATTGTGAGCATCTCTTTTGCTTCCtaagttttcttttttgtcaGTAACATAAAATCCCAACTTTTTCCCAGGAAACTATTTTTGCATATCCAAACTATGAATCCTAGTTAGGACTGAGTTGGATTCTGTTTTAAGCTTTCTATATTCAAAGAACTATATGAATAATTGATCATATAGTTTGGTATCTGGTCAATAGTTTCTTCAGTTTTCTTCCTGTTGCATTTCATTGCTGAGATATTTTCTACTTTCAGCTGTGAGCAAGAAAGcgcaaattttgtttaattaactAACATATTATCCTGCTGTAGATGTTTATGATAGGCTTGTTAAACCTGGAAAGAAGCCTGGTTTCTTCCAGTTGCTGGCTACACAGACCGTCAGTGCTGTTTGGCATGTGAGTATAAACTGTTTTACCCTCATCCTGAAtgtgtatttttgtcatttgctGATTTTGTGTCCATTTTagattttgtttcttcaaacaATAGCTCTGCTGCAATGCATTCATTCTACAGAGTggatttctttccatttttataatttaaaaaatgagaaaaataaaaaataaacagtttCCTCGTGTAACTTATGTGTGAACTTTGTTACTTTGTAGTGTTCTGTTCCCTAATAAGGATGCTGGGACTGATTGTTTTAAGGCACCGAAAGGATGATTTACTGTTCCTCTAGTAGAGTATTCAGTACACTTTTTAATTCTTAGTTTTGCAATGTAATAAATTGTGTGGGAAATTCAATGTTTATATAACCTACATGGTTCAATGCATTTTACGTTAAAATCTTGTGTGTAGGTTTTGTGCCCTTAACAAATACTAGGTGAAAATAGATGGCTGGGTAGAGTAGAATTTGGTAGGGTGGGGATGGGGTAACAAGATGCCCTCCAGTTTTGTGTTTCATGTCACCACTTTTGGCTCTGAATAGATTTCCGTGACGTGTTATTTTAAACATAATTATGCTTCTTGTGTTATTACATGCGTTTCTATAGTTTTCTAGAACACCTAGGAGTTATACCATTCTAATGATTGATGGCAatttcttcaacaaaaaaatatgGCAGTCTATATTGTACGTTAGTTGTGCCAATGTCTGGTGCCCATTTATGTTCAAATTGCTAAAGTGAAATGATATTTATTTTGGGTGGGAGGGTAGTTCATTGTGCAGACCTTATAGTTTCATGTACTTGCAATGTTAACGTCATAATTTCTGATCATTCACCATGCAGTGTTGTCAAGCCAAGTTCCAAAAATTTGTGCTTGGACCCATTAAGTTTCTCTTACATTAACTAGTTGGCTTACTTTTGTTTCATAGCCTTGTGCTCTCTTATCTCCGGAATATGTTTGATTTTTCGCACGGTTCAAACTTGAATTTTCTGTATCATATTGGTTATTTTCTGAACTGCAGGGCCTCTATCCTGGCTACATCATATTCTTTGTTCAGTCAGCGTTGATGATTGCTGGATCAAGAGGTATTGGTCTCTCCGCTTCTAATTCActatttatttctttgtttccttAAATTACTATCTGTGCTTTAATAAGCAAGCATATACTAATTATTCCTTTTTTAAGATAATTAATCTGCATCGTTTTCTACCTGTTCCGCAAGCAGTGATTTACCGATGGCAGCAAGCTGTACCTCCAACTATGGATGTTGTTAAGAAGATATTGGTGTTCATCAACTTTGCTTACACTGTCTTGGTTCTGAACTACTCCTGTGTTGGTTTCATTGTTAGTCCTTGCTCTCGCTGTCTCTCGCACATACACATGCCATTTTAGACACACACATGTACATGAACACATGCGATTAAGACACGCATGCATATGAGCACGTCATCCAAACATACCATGACCACGACACACGCATGTACATGAACACATACCACCCTCTGATGCTTTAAATTTTCTCATGCATCCGTCTCACATGGTACAGGTATTAAGCCTTCGTGAAACACTGGCCTCGTATGGAAGCGTGCATTTCATCGGAACCTTTCTTCCCGTAGCATTGATCCTACTGAGTTACGTAATAAAACCTCCAAGGCCTGCGAAATCAAAGCCCCGGAAGGAAGAGTGAGGTCGTCTGCTGCAATGAGATAAGAAGGCACTTCTTTTCCAAGTTTACTTCACCTTGTTTCACAATGGTTGTAACATCTGTTCTACCGAAAATGTTGATCATGATAACTTCCGAATCAATGTTTATTTGAGTAGAGCATCTGTTTCATCTTTTGTAGCGTCAACCTCAATAAGCGAAATCACGCGAATAACGATCCGGAAGGCAATTGTAGTAGCTTAGGAATAGCAATTATTTTGCTGTCCAAACAGATGTTATTGGAAAACAAGGTGCTAAAACACGTTAGGTGCTAGTCGGACGGTGAGTTTGGGCCTAGCGCCCAGGTGGATAGGTAGACTAGGctaatttaagtaaatttattaaatattatataaataCATTCCCATTTATAAAAACACATAATTGTTTACATAAATTGCAAGATAAAATGAcaatataaagtattagaacatatccAAAACATGGTAACAAGTATATAATGAGTGTTTATTTAagtattgaaaaaataaaatgtaaaatgaaagctatcaatattctgtctaagtgagagttGAAACCTAGCGGGTGCCTAAGTGGATTTAGGTGGGTTAGGTAGGTGCCTAGGGGAACTAGGCAGATTCCTAAGCTGGTCTAAGTGCACTTTCTTAACTTTCAAACGCTTAGGGACTAATCGGGACGGTGGCTAGTTGCCTAACACTTAGGCGAGGCTTAGACGGTGCTAGAAGAAGATTTTTAGAGCAGTGTTGGAAAATAAGATTGTTGGTGCCAATATTACAGTTGAACCGACACGAACATCTTTTAAATTAAACTTGAGGGACAATGTTGGAGGAATTAGGTTTGATTCATAATTGCTTGATGCACCAATGTCGGTTTTAGAGTCGAGCATTTCAGCGTCAAAGCCTTAATTAAAGACCCAATGATCAAAGATTTAATCGTAAAAATATAGTATAATTGAAGTCTGGTTAAAGGCATCgaccaataaaaaaatgttcGTATTTATTTTGATGAACTTGAATTGATGTGTTAACCAATGAGATTGCAGAGACCGCTTTGGTGTGCAAAAATGAGAGAGTTTATCTTTTGACTACTCTCTCTGTCACGTggattattaatttaattaagctTTACTTCAAACATGAAAAAGTGCGTCGCACCTTTTATAAAATGTAGAGAAATGTTAAGAAGATTATGTTAAATATGAAATTCTTCATGAACTTTTTATTGTCTCATGATTTTGGCACAATACTTTATAATAATAGCacgaaaattaacgttaaaatatgagatgacagaGAATTCATGTAAAGTTCTGTTTTTAGAGTCAGCTTAGTATTtctctaaaataaaataatttttagctTCATAAATAAATACCAATTATTTTCTTGTGACAAGACAGTAATGTCCCTCAGAACGACCACATTTACGCAACCAGATGGGTGCCAACCGGCTAAGATTTTCTTTCTGCTTAGTTGGCCTTGCATGTTCCGCTTTTTAATTCTACGTTGGCTTTCCTTTTCAATTATGTACAGGGGAGAACAACTTTTATAGTACAAATTCATTATTATTGTGTCGTTTTGTATTAATAATGTAACAATATGATTTTatttagtactacagtttagtgatattttttttatttataaatgaaaG encodes:
- the LOC103433023 gene encoding lysophospholipid acyltransferase 1-like; its protein translation is MALEMESMAAGIGVSVSVLRFLLCFVATIPVSFIWRLVPSPPAKHLYAAASGALLSYLSFGFSSNLHFLVPMLLGYASMVFARNHCGIITFVLGFGYLIGCHVFYMSGDAWKEGGIDATGALMVLTLKVISCAINYNDGVLKEEGLRESQKKNRLIKLPSLIEYFGYCLCCGSHFAGPVYEIKDYLDWTEGKGIWSHSEKGPSPSPYGATIRALLQAAFCMALYLYLVPKFPLSRFTEPIYQEWGFWKRLSYQYMSGFTARWKYYFIWSISEASIILSGLGFSGWTESSPPKPRWDRAKNVDIIGVEFAKSSVQLPLVWNIQVSTWLRHYVYDRLVKPGKKPGFFQLLATQTVSAVWHGLYPGYIIFFVQSALMIAGSRVIYRWQQAVPPTMDVVKKILVFINFAYTVLVLNYSCVGFIVLSLRETLASYGSVHFIGTFLPVALILLSYVIKPPRPAKSKPRKEE